TACTTTGCCTTGGTTTAGCATCACCATAGAATCAGCAAGACGCAAGATCTCATCAAGGCTATGAGTGACATAAATAATTGGGGTATTTACACTTTTTGCTAATCGCTCTAGATATGGCATTAATTCCTGTTTACGCGGCATATCCAGAGATGCTAATGGCTCATCCATTAACAACATATCAGGCTTTGTCAGTAATGCTCGACCAATGGCAACACGCTGTTTCTCGCCTCCAGAAAGTGACGAGGGGTAACGGTGTAATAAAGGCTCGATACCAAGCAGTTTTACGACATCATTAAAATGCGCTTCATCAGGCACTTTTACGCCGTAGTTTAAATTACCTTGTACGCTGTAATGAGGAAACAAACGCGCATCTTGGAATACATAGCCAATCTTTCGCTTATCCGGTGATAAGAAGATCTTCTTTGCGCTGTTATATAAGGTGTGATCACCAAGTTTGATCTCACCCTGATCGGGTTTAGTCAGCCCTGATAACACATTTACTAATGAGGTTTTACCTGCTCCAGAGCGTCCAAAAATCGCAGTGATCCCTTTCATCGGTACGTTTAAATCAACATCTAAAGCCAAATCACCAAGCTGTTGCTTAAACTGGATCTTTAATCGTTTACTTTCCGACATTACATCACTTCCAAGCGTTTTCTTGCCATACGAGTTAACCACTCAGAAGCAAACAATGAAGAAAGCGCAATCACAATCGCTACCACACATAAACGGGCTGCTTCACTTTCTGCACCCGGTGTTTCAATAAAGGAATACATGGCTAATGGGATCGTTTGGGTTTGTCCTGGAATATTCGACACAAAAGTAATAGTGGCACCAAACTCACCTAAGGCACGCGCAAAGGCTAAAATGGTCCCTGTCAGAATACCGGGGATCGTTAAAGGCAAGGTAATGGTCATGAATACCCGTAATGGTGATGCACCTAATGTACGCGCCGCTTGTTCTAGCTTTTTATCGACTCCTTCTAACGCTAAGCGGATCGAACGAACCATCAGCGGAAATGACACCACTGCAACAGCCAACGCCGCTCCACGCCAGCTAAAACTAAAGCTAAAACCAAACCAGTCATACAGCCACTTACCTATTACCCCTTGGCGTCCCATGGAGATCAATAGCAAATAACCAATAACGACAGGAGGTAACACTAATGGCAGGTGGATCATCCCATCAAGTAAGGATTTACCCCAAAAATTACGGCGTGCTAATAACCAAGCACAAGCAATGCCGAAAGGAAGGCTACATAGCACTGCCACACTTGAAATTTTTAAACTGAGCAGTAGCGCTTGTAATTCATAATCTGTTAGCAAAGCAAACAATCCTGTGTTTCAAACCACAAACCTATGCACTTTCAAGCACAGGGGTTTTAATCATAGCGGTAGCATAAGTAATCAGCTAACTAGAGTCAGTAACGATTTCCATAAAACATCGTAATTGCTCTTAAAATAAACAAAAAAGCACCGAAATATCTTATTCAGTGCTCTTCATTGCGTATTATTTTCGTCTTAAATGACATTAAGACAAATGTGATTATTTAACAGTACCAAAACCATACTGTTTGAAAATAGCTTTGGCTTCATCATGCTGTAAATATTGATAAAACGCCTTTGCCGCTGGCGTGTCATTGCCTTTTACTAATGCCATAGGGTAAGTGATTGGCTTATGAGAATCTTCTGGGAATGTCGCCACAATTTTTACTTTCTTGGAAATTTCCGCATCGGTTTTATATACGATACCCAATTTGGCTTCGCCACGCTCAACTAACACTAACGCAGAACGTACATTATTAGCACGTGCCAATAGTGGCTCCGCTTGCTTCCACAAATGCATAAATTCTAATGACTGTTTAGCATAGCGCCCTGCTGGTACATTGTCAGGATTGCCCACAGCCAAACGTGTACCATCTAATGCTTTGCTTAAATCCCAGCTAGCAGAAATTGAAATATTATTTTGAGGATAGTCCGTTGGTGCCACCATCACTAAGCTATTTTTCAACACATCAACACGACTGTTATCAATCACAGCGCCCTGCTGCTCGACATAGTCCATCCACTTTTCGTTAGCGGAAAGGTAAATATTCGCAGGTGCACCTAATGCCACTTGACGTGCTAACGCAGAAGAGGATGCGAAAGATAGCGTCGTTTTTACGCCTGTTTCTTGTTGGTATTTGGCGGCTATATCATTTAACGCATTGGTTAATGACGAAGCAGCAAAAACGGTAATATTGTTATCAGCAGCAGAAGCTGAAATTGAAAAAAGCGAGAAAACAGCTGCGGTAGCTAAAACCAATTTGCGTGACATAAAGTGCTCCTAGAAATTTCGATATATACTAAACCACATATCGAAAATAAAAAAGTATTATCTCTTTCAACGTGCGTTCATAAAATTAGGATCTTTACCAAGCCTCACATCACTTTTTTCTTGTTACTACAAAAGTTATTTATCATTAAATAGACCAAACGCAAACGATTACATTGTAATTTTATTCTAAAATAGTATTTTTATAATCAACAATAGCGATAAAGATCACAAATAATAGCAATAAATAAAATTCTTATTTTCAACAAAAAATTACTCGGTATTATCTGCGAAAAACCCCATCTCTTCGGTGATATTTGATGTTAAAGAAAACGTTATTAGCTGCCTCATTAGCTACTTTATCTCTTGCTAGCAGTTCTGCTTTTGCGATCGAAAATGTTGATATTTTGATCAAAAATGGGCAAATCCTAACCATGGATCGTGATCGCACTATTTTCGACCGTGGCTTAGTAGTAATTAAAGATAATAAAATCGTCGCTGTGACAGATGGTTCAAACATTGGTGAATATAAGCCTGCAAAAACCATTGATGTTGATGGTGATATTGTGATGCCAGGTTTGATCAATACCCATACTCACGCTTCTATGACGGTATTTCGCTCATTAGCTGATGATGTGCCAGATCGCCTTCACCGCTACATTTTCCCATTAGAGAAAAAGCTAGTATCTCGTGAAATGGTGCGTATTGGTGCACAACTAGGTAACGTTGAAATGGTGAAAGGTGGTGTGACTACTTACGCCGACATGCATCAACACTCTTTTTATAATAAATGTTAAAAAATAACTTTAAAACATGAGAATTTAACCTATAGTGTATATCTAATGGATTGCCTTATAGGATAAATTTTCACATGGTTAGATACGTTATCGAAACCTCCACACTTAAAAATTATCTGTATAGAAGACCTGTATTAGAAATTGATGCAAATGGCGAGGTCGTTTCTAGATATAGAGAAAATGATAAAGGTATTGTTATTAGACAAATAGCATTGCTTAACAAAGTTGGTTATGACGATAACGAAAAGTTGGTTTCTTTTGAGCCGATGAATTATGTAAATGAATTTCTACTCGCCCATCATATCGACAACGAAAAACTAAACAGTAACCAGTTATCAAACGCACTCGTACACTATTTTTCATTTATCATTCAGCACCAAGAAGCTTGGGATGAGGCTTATGATGAAGATTTGTATGATGAGCTATACGACAATCCACGCCCTGACTGGAATCACTTTCCTAAACGAAAATCTGACAAGTTAACTTATCTTTACCGTGACGCATTAAAAGATCTAGTTCTGAATCAAGAAAATCCAGCAGATGCAATGGCAAGAACAACAGCCAAAGCCTATATAAATGCAGTTGTTGCCTTTTACAAGCATCACTTGATATTAGGTTATCAATTTAATAATCCTCCATTTTTGCATGAAATTGTAAACATCAACTATCAAGCCAGTGGTACAAACATGCGGGCGTATATGACAAAAGCCATTCATACCACTGATTTACGCCTCAGTTTTCCAAAACCATCACGCAGCAGCGGAAGCCCGATAGAAAATTTTCGGCGTGACCTAAGACCATTTACCAACAAAGAGTGGCAATTGGCGCAGAACATCATAACTAAAACTAAAAGAGTTGTTCGTCACGGCAAGTCTGCAACAAAAATGGCTTCCTTACCTTATGAATTCAGTCTTCATTTTATGATTTGCCGCTTTGCAGGCTTGCGTCGAGAAGAAGCTGCAAGCCTGCATCTAGGTCAAATTGTTAAACCTGTGAAATTCGTGAACGAGGCAGGCAAAGAGGTTTACAAAAACGAAGTTCTAAAATTCGGTGTTGGCGACAAATACGGCTCTTTAACGAAAACAAAGGAAACTGGCAATAAAAATCGCGAAACTATTATGCCAGCCCGACTCATGGAAGAACTTTACGACTACACCCAATCCGAGCGTTATAAAAAGCGGCTAGCTAAGTTTAAGTCTTATTGCAAAGAGCAGGAAGAAAAAGGCAATACAGCAATATTCAGTGGTGATGATGCGATTGATAAAAACAAAGAATACTTGTTCATCACACAAACTGGTATGCCTATGTTTACTCGCCTACAAGACTTCACAAATCGATGGGTGGAGGTGCGCAATACTGTTAATCATAATCTTGATATACATCGGAAAATGGTTGGCTCACTCCATAATTTACGATCCACGTTTGCGGTCGATATTTTTAGGCGGTTATTGCGAAAAATCGACCCCGATAAGGCGCTGGATATTGTATCAAGCCTGTTAGGTCACGAAGATTACAACACAACACAACAGTATTTAAAAATTGCACAAGAACTACCTAGTGCAGATGAAATTTATGAAGATGTGCTTATTTACACGGGTGTTCTGGATGGTTTTTCAGATCAGCTAGAGGAAATATAATGGCTGGAAAACGCAAGGCAATTAAAGTCGTCACCAAACCTAAAACAGCCAGTGTTGAGCCGTTATCTATTGACGATATGTGTATCGACAATGGTAGAGGTCAAAAATATTGGCTTAAGCGACTTCGTTATCGCGGAGTGCCTACCTTAGCTAGGGGTGGCTGTAATCAAGGTGAATTCAAAACCCCTGACGAACTGGTGTTTGCCAATCGAGATGAATTCATCCGTGAGGTATATCGTCTAAAGCCAACAGGCTCTACCCTAACTCATCATAATAATATTTCGGTAGGACTGGCTGGCTATCTAAAATACCTTGATGAGTTTGAGCCTCAAGCCCTCCCTCTCACTAACGATAACATGGAAAGGTGCATTAAACATTTCAATAACTTGAGGTTAAATGGCGTTACCCCATCTTTACCATTGAGTATCCGAAGTGGGTTAGCATATATATTAAAGCAACTTGGTCGCGAATCAGATGCCAGAAACTTGCCAGAAGTTAGCAACCTTGAAGCCAGTGGCAAGCAAGGTGCGCTTGATATTGAGACAGAACTAAAACCAATCAGTCGCATTCTGACTAAAGGGTATCGAGCATTGATCCAGCACATTAAAAATGATACCCATCCAGACATTCATCCTTTTTTCGATGAGGCTTTGCTTAATGAAATGAACGCAAAGCAAGGTTGGAAAGGAAACAAGCTCAATGGTCAAAAGAGAGCATTTAAACTGGCAGTCCAACCAAGCTCAATAGCCAGAACAAAAAATCTTTTTGATGATAAAACATTAAAACGAGTGGCATTGTTAAATCAAGCCTCACGATGCGCCCTACAGCTATTTTTCATGCTAACAGGTATGAATGACTCTGTGCTGAAAGGCATGAAGCGCAGTGATGTAAAGTTTAAGGCTATTGGTTCAGGATATTATGTATTTGATGGGGTCAAAGGCAGAGCTGGACATAAACAAATTGATAACTCACTTGGCTTTTCTAAATACACCAAGCAGCTATTAGAAGATTGGCTAGAAGTGTCCAAGTCACACTTCGTTGTCGCAGGTGTTGATGACATTGATCACCAACCATTGATACCTTACCTCAACACAAACCATGAAGTTAAAGACTTTAATTTAAATGGTTCAAATCCAAGTTCTGTTAATAGCCTTATTGGTAAATTACTGGCTTGCCAGATTAATTCATCACGATTTCGAAAAACTAAATCTGATATTTTAATGCGAGTAACAGAAGATGTTTATTTAGTGTCGCAAGGGCTAAATGACACGCTGAATGTCGTCACACGCAGTTATTCGGGTGGTGTTGAGGCAGACCACAACCGCGACCTTTCTGCGATGATGGAAACACAGGCGCAAATCGGCAGAGGTGAATCAATTGCCGAGTCGATAAAAAACGCCAAAGTTCTTCATAGCGATATATTGTCTGATTACGACCACAATGAGCGATTTAAACGCCACGAAATTCCAACAACAACCATTGCGCCGCATGGTATTCGCTGTACTGGTGACTCAAATAAAAAAGACCAAATCACCAGAAAGCTTAAAAACTTAGCCATCGACCTCGTTAAGAATGAAAAAAAATGTACTGCCTTTTTAGAGTGTTTTGATTGTCCATATCACATACTGGTTGCATCCGAACAAGATATTTGGTTAATGCTATCCTTTTATGAGCAAGTGACTGAAATGAAAGACATTCCAGCACAGAACAGCATACCGAAGAAAAAGCTTTATGAGATTGAGGCAATTTTAAGCCGCACATTAACGCGATTTGAACAAAAAGCACCAGCGCAGTACG
The genomic region above belongs to Photobacterium leiognathi and contains:
- the modC gene encoding molybdenum ABC transporter ATP-binding protein ModC; translated protein: MSESKRLKIQFKQQLGDLALDVDLNVPMKGITAIFGRSGAGKTSLVNVLSGLTKPDQGEIKLGDHTLYNSAKKIFLSPDKRKIGYVFQDARLFPHYSVQGNLNYGVKVPDEAHFNDVVKLLGIEPLLHRYPSSLSGGEKQRVAIGRALLTKPDMLLMDEPLASLDMPRKQELMPYLERLAKSVNTPIIYVTHSLDEILRLADSMVMLNQGKVVISGHVNSVWSSPEMRPWLPAKEQSSLLSARVNYNHPKYALTQVMLSHNSFLWVSRLHQQRGEWVRVRIFSNDVSIAREMPLQTSIRNILAARVDKIHYAEDERVEVKLRVGETHLWANITAWAADELDLKIGEQVYAQIKGVNVTKDDLA
- the modB gene encoding molybdate ABC transporter permease subunit, which codes for MLTDYELQALLLSLKISSVAVLCSLPFGIACAWLLARRNFWGKSLLDGMIHLPLVLPPVVIGYLLLISMGRQGVIGKWLYDWFGFSFSFSWRGAALAVAVVSFPLMVRSIRLALEGVDKKLEQAARTLGASPLRVFMTITLPLTIPGILTGTILAFARALGEFGATITFVSNIPGQTQTIPLAMYSFIETPGAESEAARLCVVAIVIALSSLFASEWLTRMARKRLEVM
- a CDS encoding site-specific integrase, translated to MVRYVIETSTLKNYLYRRPVLEIDANGEVVSRYRENDKGIVIRQIALLNKVGYDDNEKLVSFEPMNYVNEFLLAHHIDNEKLNSNQLSNALVHYFSFIIQHQEAWDEAYDEDLYDELYDNPRPDWNHFPKRKSDKLTYLYRDALKDLVLNQENPADAMARTTAKAYINAVVAFYKHHLILGYQFNNPPFLHEIVNINYQASGTNMRAYMTKAIHTTDLRLSFPKPSRSSGSPIENFRRDLRPFTNKEWQLAQNIITKTKRVVRHGKSATKMASLPYEFSLHFMICRFAGLRREEAASLHLGQIVKPVKFVNEAGKEVYKNEVLKFGVGDKYGSLTKTKETGNKNRETIMPARLMEELYDYTQSERYKKRLAKFKSYCKEQEEKGNTAIFSGDDAIDKNKEYLFITQTGMPMFTRLQDFTNRWVEVRNTVNHNLDIHRKMVGSLHNLRSTFAVDIFRRLLRKIDPDKALDIVSSLLGHEDYNTTQQYLKIAQELPSADEIYEDVLIYTGVLDGFSDQLEEI
- the modA gene encoding molybdate ABC transporter substrate-binding protein, encoding MSRKLVLATAAVFSLFSISASAADNNITVFAASSLTNALNDIAAKYQQETGVKTTLSFASSSALARQVALGAPANIYLSANEKWMDYVEQQGAVIDNSRVDVLKNSLVMVAPTDYPQNNISISASWDLSKALDGTRLAVGNPDNVPAGRYAKQSLEFMHLWKQAEPLLARANNVRSALVLVERGEAKLGIVYKTDAEISKKVKIVATFPEDSHKPITYPMALVKGNDTPAAKAFYQYLQHDEAKAIFKQYGFGTVK